In Stanieria sp. NIES-3757, the DNA window ATTGAATATTCCCCGAAAAAATGGAATCCTGAAGGTACAATCCCAATTATTCATATTGGCATGACTCATGCTGAAATTGATAGCAGCTATATTCCAATTGTAGAAGTAGTAGGAGATATTTCTGATTCTTTAGTCGATATTATCAAACGCACAGACCGTCAGGGCAAAACTACCCCTAAAATCGTCCGCTTAAGGACGCAGATTAAAGAAGATTATGAATATTATGCTTTTGATGAAGGTTTTCCCGTTAAACCCCAAAAGATTATTTATGATTTGCGTCAGGTAATGGGACCAGAAGACATCGTAATTTCTGACGTAGGAGCGCATAAAATGTGGATGGCACGTCATTATCATTGCGATCGCCCCAATACTTGTATTATTTCTAATGGTTTTGCTGCAATGGGAATAGCCATTCCTGGCGCGATCGCAGCAAAACTCGTCCATCCTGATAAGAAAGTTGTCGCAGTGACTGGAGACGGCGGTTTTATGATGAACTGTCAAGAATTAGAAACTGCTTTAAGAGTAAATACGCCTTTTGTGACTCTTATTTTTAACGACAATGGTTATGGTTTAATTGAGTGGAAACAACTTAATCAATTTGGTCGCTCTTCTTTTGTTGATTTTACCAATCCCGATTTTGTTAAGTTTGCTGAAAGTATGGGATTAAAAGGTTATCGCGTTCAATCAGCAGAAGATTTAATTCCCACTCTCAAAGAAGCACTAGCTCAAGATGTACCAGCCGTAATTGATTGTCCTGTTGATTATGAAGAAAATCTTCGTTTTTCTCAAAAATCAGGAGATTTAACTTGTGAGGTGAATTTTTAATTCAATAGTAATGTAACAAGACCAAATTCCCAACCGATCTAATCGTGACTCAAAACGGTAGGATCGAAACATAATCATTGCATCCAAAAATTACTATGCCACGTACTCAAAGAAACGATAATTTTATTGATAAATCTTTCACTGTCATGGCAGATTTGATTTTGAAAGTTTTACCAACCAATAAACAAGCCAAAGAAGCTTTTGCCTACTATCGTGATGGGATGTCGGCTCAAGCTGATGGTGAATATGCAGAAGCTTTAGAAAACTACGAAGAAGCTCTCAAATTAGAAGAGGATTCTAATGATCGCAGCTATATTCTTTATAATATGGGGTTGATCTATGCTAGTAATGGCGAAATGGACAAAGCATTAGACTATTATAATGAGGCAATCGATCTGAATCCGAAAATGCCTCAAGCTTTGAATAATGTTGCTGTAATTTATCATTATCAGGGTGAAAAAGCTAAAGAAGCTGGTCAAGATGAAAAGGCAGAGTTTTTATTTGATAAAGCTGCTGAATTCTGGAAACAAGCAATTCGTATTGCTCCCAATAATTATATGGAGGCACAAAACTGGCTTAAAATTACTGGACGTTCAGAAATGGATGTTTACTTCTAAATTTAATTAATCAACATGATCGATCGCGAACAAGTTAGAAAAGTTGCTCACTTAGCACGTTTAGAAATTTCTTCGGCAGAAGAAGAACAATTTACAACTCAACTTAATAGTATTTTGGATTATTTTGAACAGTTAAGTGAACTTGATACAGAAAATGTTCCTCCCACCACCAGAGCTATAGAACTGAGTAATATTACTCGCTCCGATCAATTAAAACCTTTTCCAGATAAAGATGCTTTATTAAAAGCTGCACCCGAACAAGAAGGCGATTATTTTCGTGTTCCCCAAATTCTTAGTTCTGATGAAGAATAAACATCATTAGGATTTGTTTTAATAAGGCTATTTGATTAAGACTCCCAATTAAGGGAGTTTTATTATTGTTAACTATTTTTATTTGAATCAGGTCAAGAAATACTGGCATTCAGCTTTTCCAGGACTTCCAAGTTATCAAAGATTTGTAGAATGGATTCCTTCAACCTTAATCCCTTTGTGTGTTTACCTCAAACATTGTTTTGGGAGCTGTACGGGGATTGGTTTTATCGATCTTTGTAATGTCTGATATGAAAACCTAGGAAATCAAACCCTGGTTTGTTGTTATCAAAATCCTGTAGAGTGTGAACTATTCTGGTTTTTTCGGATTTTAGCTCTAGGTCATATTGGGCTAACCATTCTGAGATTATCTTTTATAGAGACAGTTAATGACCAACTCAAGAATATATCTCAGATTGAACATTCGAGACATCGCTCGCCTGTAAATTTTTGCGTTAATGTTTTGTGTGGATTAATTGCTTATTGAGAGGGCGACCCCGTGCGGGAAACTCGCACTTGGGAACGCGCCCGAACCCGAAGGCAACCAAAGAAACCAAGTTTACGTTTAGATTGGCTTTTACCTCAATCTGCTTAACCCGAACTCAGGTTAACTATTAACGTGTGTTTACTTCCCAGAAAAATTTTGGGAATTCTCCTTAGGAATATTACCTTCACTTCTGACAAGTCGAGTAAATATGCGAATTAAACAGATCGGGAATTTTTGATTTGATACAATATTATTTATTTAGTTACAAAACTTAAATTTTTGCAATTATTCAGAAAATTTTAATAATTCCAGTTTTTGAGATGGAAACAGTCTATGGTTAGATATTGGACAAACTAGGTTTTTGTTACTATAACTAGAGTTTGTCTTAATGACAGCTTAAAAGAGTAAAAATAGCGATCGCTTTACAAAAACGTTAAAATAATCAAACGACTAAAGTCTTTAATTTGTCCATCCTGAGAATTAATGTCATTTTTCGATAAAATTTGGGAGTCCGATTATTAAGCAAGTAACTGTGTTTTCAAATCAACCACACAACTTTTATCGCTGGGTAAGCTCGCAGAAGACGAGGAACTTCGCGATTCTAAGCAGTTTGATCGCTTTACTTTCTGCTTGTAATAATGGTGCGACGATTGAAAATTGGTTAGCTGCCGATCCTCAACTAAAAAAAACTTTAGCTAACAGTCAAGTTCCCGAACAAGTAGCAACTTCAGTGACTAGTTTAGATGGAAGTTCTATCTCTTCTGACTC includes these proteins:
- a CDS encoding thiamine pyrophosphate protein TPP binding domain protein, translating into MGELNTAELLVQCLENEEVEYVFGLPGEENLHILEALRGSSIQFVTTRHEQGAAFMADVYGRLTGKAGVCLSTLGPGATNLMTGVADANLDGAPLVAITGQVGTDRMHIESHQYLDLVAMFAPVTKWNKQIVRPTNTPEIVRKAFKVAQSEKPGATHIDLPENIAAMSVNGKPLKKDDQEKTYASYRSINAAAAAISKAKNPLILAGNGAIRSNASATLTEFATQLNIPVANTFMGKGAIPYTHPLALWTIGLQQRDLISCAFDETDLVIAIGYDLIEYSPKKWNPEGTIPIIHIGMTHAEIDSSYIPIVEVVGDISDSLVDIIKRTDRQGKTTPKIVRLRTQIKEDYEYYAFDEGFPVKPQKIIYDLRQVMGPEDIVISDVGAHKMWMARHYHCDRPNTCIISNGFAAMGIAIPGAIAAKLVHPDKKVVAVTGDGGFMMNCQELETALRVNTPFVTLIFNDNGYGLIEWKQLNQFGRSSFVDFTNPDFVKFAESMGLKGYRVQSAEDLIPTLKEALAQDVPAVIDCPVDYEENLRFSQKSGDLTCEVNF
- a CDS encoding photosystem I assembly protein ycf3; this encodes MPRTQRNDNFIDKSFTVMADLILKVLPTNKQAKEAFAYYRDGMSAQADGEYAEALENYEEALKLEEDSNDRSYILYNMGLIYASNGEMDKALDYYNEAIDLNPKMPQALNNVAVIYHYQGEKAKEAGQDEKAEFLFDKAAEFWKQAIRIAPNNYMEAQNWLKITGRSEMDVYF
- a CDS encoding glutamyl-tRNA(Gln) amidotransferase, C subunit — protein: MIDREQVRKVAHLARLEISSAEEEQFTTQLNSILDYFEQLSELDTENVPPTTRAIELSNITRSDQLKPFPDKDALLKAAPEQEGDYFRVPQILSSDEE